One part of the Dysidea avara chromosome 10, odDysAvar1.4, whole genome shotgun sequence genome encodes these proteins:
- the LOC136268518 gene encoding ankyrin-1-like isoform X1 — MLKAPSPRASGRRISHAGGRARRQGGVHNILLMNLSRQAVIPGDRTLGEYFSLKVMEISEKQGVVPSVLQHLVFKHYNIGPSGCLIGTGTQCHIRLPAQALTEEVHAEIVWNKERRRFMLQDRARKMSNEQLPPVHFPLELAHGQEFVTGRITWKVIALPSDIVFNLQLFSAARSGKLSLLRQCIESEEEASKKRHSSEEQRGRYSIVEYLQVADSNQKLQHVLTEGIDINIVDEGDCHSNVVPTAKMLLHVAIEIDHKEMIQYLLDKGADVNRCVGDLGLNALHIAARCNKVSAMEMLLSAGGDVELLDRSNNNVLSWTTSYEIRCMILHSTLLCCAAYEGDISMVEQLLQTTRACPNALGLKHKNALHHASFAGHEAIVSLLLQRGAHVDAVGGSHDRTALHYASVADHVGVAKILKENNANLKVKDKNGYTAINLTKGGEMCQLLHQGPLGLCEAVQEGNLDKVNKLLNTKRKSVGQDRIFDQRNEQGHAPLHIACVLGFIDHVKLLVEHGADVNLIGGSNQWTPLFYAAVSGHQPLVELLLEIGADPQMKDVDGSTVRQVVERCVEELEKRRDRPPVSSVIQPPLVIDEGYMVVDKTVTEKRLAQLRSVLDHLTSPVEKLLKALDDKDLIEFSGLLNNHPELSNTLVDTGEHDRMSVLCIACELGAYLFVEQLLEHGAKPSEDALENNCPLHVSCYNGHTDVVRLLVNHPLIRINQQALDTQSTALHIAASENFLEVTELLLQFKADPNIQNADGERPYDCTRIDAIRSQLATGVNQLLWNAAIGDTQTVCKLITNQNITVDAESLHGNTALHEASRFGNLGVVQQLLKHGANINKRSGKSGYTALHFASAANKIPIVELLLAEGAKRDVKDMEGKVPFEVASSHNMRKVLMKGTMIYLPQPREPNLNLCCVCYDNTIDTIILPCGHESLCNTCVEKIRHQGNSKCPLDNKLIEQVIKLFT; from the exons ATGTTGAAGGCACCTTCACCTCGGGCTTCGGGGAGGCGCATCTCGCATGCTGGCGGGAGGGCGAGGAGGCAGGGAGGGGTGCACAACATTCTTCTAATGAACCTCAGCAGGCAAGCCGTCATACCTG GAGACCGCACCTTGGGAGAATATTTTAGCCTCAAAGTCATGGAGATAAGCGAAAAGCAAGGAGTGGTACCTTCAGTGTTGCAACATTTAGTTTTCAAACATTACAATATCGGGCCCAGCGGATGTCTTATAGGGACTGGAACACAGTGCCACATTAGGTTGCCTGCCCAAGCACTAACTGAAGAGGTTCATGCAGAAATTGTATGGAACAAGGAACGGAGACGTTTCATGTTGCAAGACAGAGCACGCAAAATGTCTAATGAGCAGCTCCCACCAGTACATTTTCCATTGGAACTAGCCCATGGACAGGAATTTGTGACTGGTCGTATCACGTGGAAGGTTATAGCTCTACCATCAGATATAGTGTTCAACCTGCAACTGTTTTCTGCTGCTCGCAGTGGCAAGCTCAGCTTGCTCAGACAGTGCATTGAGTCTGAGGAAGAAGCTAGCAAGAAACGCCACTCTTCTGAAGAGCAGCGTGGACGTTATTCAATTGTTGAATATCTGCAGGTTGCTGATAGCAATCAAAAATTACAGCATGTGTTGACAGAAGGAATTGACATTAATATTGTTGACGAGGGAGATTGCCACAGTAACGTGGTGCCAACAGCTAAGATGTTACTGCATGTTGCCATAGAAATTGATCATAAAGAAATGATACAATACTTGCTGGACAAAGGAGCTGAT GTGAACAGGTGTGTAGGAGACCTGGGCCTTAATGCCCTACACATAGCTGCTCGTTGTAACAAAGTCAGTGCCATGGAAATGCTGCTGTCAGCAGGTGGGGACGTGGAGTTGCTGGACAGAAGCAACAACAATGTGCTCTCTTGGACCACAAGCTACGAG ATACGCTGTATGATATTGCACTCAACATTATTATGCTGTGCGGCTTATGAGGGAGACATTTCCATGGTAGAGCAGCTTCTACAGACAACACGGGCGTGTCCAAATGCCCTTGGGCTGAA ACACAAGAATGCACTGCATCATGCATCATTTGCTGGACACGAAGCCATAGTCAGTCTACTCCTACAACGTGGG GCACATGTGGACGCTGTGGGTGGCTCACATGATCGCACTGCATTACACTATGCCAGTGTTGCTGACCATGTGGGTGTGGCTAAGATACTGAAGGAAAATAATGCTAACCTCAAAGTGAAGGATAAAAATGGCTACACTGCAATCAACTTGACTAAGGGCGGAGAAATGTGTCAACTGCTTCATCAG GGTCCACTAGGATTGTGTGAGGCTGTGCAGGAAGGAAACTTGGATAAAGTCAACAAGTTATTAAATACCAAACGAAAATCAGTTGGTCAAGATCGTATATTTGATCAACGTAATGAGCAAGGACATGCACCTCTTCATATAGCCTGTGTGCTTGGCTTCAT TGATCATGTCAAACTACTTGTAGAGCATGGAGCTGATGTAAACCTTATAGGTGGATCCAATCAATGGACTCCTTTGTTTTATGCAGCAGTATCTGGTCACCAGCCATTAGTTGAATTGCTGCTGGAGATTGGTGCAGATCCCCAG ATGAAAGATGTTGATGGTAGCACAGTAAGACAGGTGGTAGAGAGATGTGTTGAGGAGTTAGAGAAACGTCGTGATCGACCCCCAGTG TCAAGTGTTATACAACCTCCACTAGTTATTGATGAAGGATATATG GTGGTAGATAAAACTGTAACAGAGAAAAGACTTGCTCAGTTGCGCTCTGTCCTAGACCACTTGACATCTCCAGTAGAAAAACTGCTCAAAGCTCTGGATGATAAAGACCTGATTGAGTTTAG TGGCTTACTGAACAACCATCCAGAGCTTAGTAATACATTGGTTGACACAGGAGAGCATGACAGGATGTCTGTACTGTGTATTGCTTGTGAACTG GGTGCATACTTGTTTGTTGAACAGTTACTGGAACATGGAGCCAAg CCATCTGAAGATGCATTGGAGAACAATTGTCCACTACATGTGTCCTGCTATAACGGCCACACTGATGTTGTCAGGTTACTAGTTAATCATCCTCTAATTAGGATCAATCAGCAG GCATTAGATACGCAGTCCACAGCTCTTCATATTGCAGCCAGTGAGAACTTCCTAGAAGTGACAGAACTTTTGTTACAG TTCAAAGCTGATCCCAACATACAAAATGCTGATGGAGAGAGGCCATATGACTGTACACGGATAGATGCTATTAGAAG CCAATTGGCAACTGGTGTTAATCAGTTACTATGGAATGCTGCTATTGGTGACACACAAACTGTTTGTAAACTAATTACTAATCAGAACATTACTGTTGATGCTGAGAGTCTCCATGGTAACACAGCTTTACACGAAGCCAGTAGGTTTGGCAATTTGGGCGTGGTCCAACAATTACTCAAGCATGGAGCCAACATCAACAAGAGAAGTGGCAAATCAGGATACACGGCACTTCACTTTGCTAGTGCAGCTAATAAGATACCCATAGTTGAACTATTGTTAGCAGAAGGAGCTAAACGTGATGTTAAGGACATGGAAGGGAAGGTCCCATTTGAAGTGGCATCATCCCATAATATGCGTAAAGTACTAATGAAGGGAACAATGATTTATTTACCACAACCACGAGAACCTAACCTTAACCT GTGTTGTGTGTGTTATGATAATACTATTGATACTATAATACTTCCTTGCGGTCATGAG AGCTTGTGTAATACATGTGTGGAAAAGATTCGTCACCAAGGTAACAGCAAGTGCCCATTAGACAACAAACTAATTGAACAGGTTATTAAACTGTTTACATGA
- the LOC136268518 gene encoding ankyrin-3-like isoform X2, translating to MLKAPSPRASGRRISHAGGRARRQGGVHNILLMNLSRQAVIPGDRTLGEYFSLKVMEISEKQGVVPSVLQHLVFKHYNIGPSGCLIGTGTQCHIRLPAQALTEEVHAEIVWNKERRRFMLQDRARKMSNEQLPPVHFPLELAHGQEFVTGRITWKVIALPSDIVFNLQLFSAARSGKLSLLRQCIESEEEASKKRHSSEEQRGRYSIVEYLQVADSNQKLQHVLTEGIDINIVDEGDCHSNVVPTAKMLLHVAIEIDHKEMIQYLLDKGADVNRCVGDLGLNALHIAARCNKVSAMEMLLSAGGDVELLDRSNNNVLSWTTSYEIRCMILHSTLLCCAAYEGDISMVEQLLQTTRACPNALGLKHKNALHHASFAGHEAIVSLLLQRGAHVDAVGGSHDRTALHYASVADHVGVAKILKENNANLKVKDKNGYTAINLTKGGEMCQLLHQGPLGLCEAVQEGNLDKVNKLLNTKRKSVGQDRIFDQRNEQGHAPLHIACVLGFIDHVKLLVEHGADVNLIGGSNQWTPLFYAAVSGHQPLVELLLEIGADPQMKDVDGSTVRQVVERCVEELEKRRDRPPVSSVIQPPLVIDEGYMVVDKTVTEKRLAQLRSVLDHLTSPVEKLLKALDDKDLIEFSGLLNNHPELSNTLVDTGEHDRMSVLCIACELGAYLFVEQLLEHGAKPSEDALENNCPLHVSCYNGHTDVVRLLVNHPLIRINQQALDTQSTALHIAASENFLEVTELLLQFKADPNIQNADGERPYDCTRIDAIRSQLATGVNQLLWNAAIGDTQTVCKLITNQNITVDAESLHGNTALHEASRFGNLGVVQQLLKHGANINKRSGKSGYTALHFASAANKIPIVELLLAEGAKRDVKDMEGKVPFEVASSHNMRKVLMKGTMIYLPQPREPNLNLACVIHVWKRFVTKVTASAH from the exons ATGTTGAAGGCACCTTCACCTCGGGCTTCGGGGAGGCGCATCTCGCATGCTGGCGGGAGGGCGAGGAGGCAGGGAGGGGTGCACAACATTCTTCTAATGAACCTCAGCAGGCAAGCCGTCATACCTG GAGACCGCACCTTGGGAGAATATTTTAGCCTCAAAGTCATGGAGATAAGCGAAAAGCAAGGAGTGGTACCTTCAGTGTTGCAACATTTAGTTTTCAAACATTACAATATCGGGCCCAGCGGATGTCTTATAGGGACTGGAACACAGTGCCACATTAGGTTGCCTGCCCAAGCACTAACTGAAGAGGTTCATGCAGAAATTGTATGGAACAAGGAACGGAGACGTTTCATGTTGCAAGACAGAGCACGCAAAATGTCTAATGAGCAGCTCCCACCAGTACATTTTCCATTGGAACTAGCCCATGGACAGGAATTTGTGACTGGTCGTATCACGTGGAAGGTTATAGCTCTACCATCAGATATAGTGTTCAACCTGCAACTGTTTTCTGCTGCTCGCAGTGGCAAGCTCAGCTTGCTCAGACAGTGCATTGAGTCTGAGGAAGAAGCTAGCAAGAAACGCCACTCTTCTGAAGAGCAGCGTGGACGTTATTCAATTGTTGAATATCTGCAGGTTGCTGATAGCAATCAAAAATTACAGCATGTGTTGACAGAAGGAATTGACATTAATATTGTTGACGAGGGAGATTGCCACAGTAACGTGGTGCCAACAGCTAAGATGTTACTGCATGTTGCCATAGAAATTGATCATAAAGAAATGATACAATACTTGCTGGACAAAGGAGCTGAT GTGAACAGGTGTGTAGGAGACCTGGGCCTTAATGCCCTACACATAGCTGCTCGTTGTAACAAAGTCAGTGCCATGGAAATGCTGCTGTCAGCAGGTGGGGACGTGGAGTTGCTGGACAGAAGCAACAACAATGTGCTCTCTTGGACCACAAGCTACGAG ATACGCTGTATGATATTGCACTCAACATTATTATGCTGTGCGGCTTATGAGGGAGACATTTCCATGGTAGAGCAGCTTCTACAGACAACACGGGCGTGTCCAAATGCCCTTGGGCTGAA ACACAAGAATGCACTGCATCATGCATCATTTGCTGGACACGAAGCCATAGTCAGTCTACTCCTACAACGTGGG GCACATGTGGACGCTGTGGGTGGCTCACATGATCGCACTGCATTACACTATGCCAGTGTTGCTGACCATGTGGGTGTGGCTAAGATACTGAAGGAAAATAATGCTAACCTCAAAGTGAAGGATAAAAATGGCTACACTGCAATCAACTTGACTAAGGGCGGAGAAATGTGTCAACTGCTTCATCAG GGTCCACTAGGATTGTGTGAGGCTGTGCAGGAAGGAAACTTGGATAAAGTCAACAAGTTATTAAATACCAAACGAAAATCAGTTGGTCAAGATCGTATATTTGATCAACGTAATGAGCAAGGACATGCACCTCTTCATATAGCCTGTGTGCTTGGCTTCAT TGATCATGTCAAACTACTTGTAGAGCATGGAGCTGATGTAAACCTTATAGGTGGATCCAATCAATGGACTCCTTTGTTTTATGCAGCAGTATCTGGTCACCAGCCATTAGTTGAATTGCTGCTGGAGATTGGTGCAGATCCCCAG ATGAAAGATGTTGATGGTAGCACAGTAAGACAGGTGGTAGAGAGATGTGTTGAGGAGTTAGAGAAACGTCGTGATCGACCCCCAGTG TCAAGTGTTATACAACCTCCACTAGTTATTGATGAAGGATATATG GTGGTAGATAAAACTGTAACAGAGAAAAGACTTGCTCAGTTGCGCTCTGTCCTAGACCACTTGACATCTCCAGTAGAAAAACTGCTCAAAGCTCTGGATGATAAAGACCTGATTGAGTTTAG TGGCTTACTGAACAACCATCCAGAGCTTAGTAATACATTGGTTGACACAGGAGAGCATGACAGGATGTCTGTACTGTGTATTGCTTGTGAACTG GGTGCATACTTGTTTGTTGAACAGTTACTGGAACATGGAGCCAAg CCATCTGAAGATGCATTGGAGAACAATTGTCCACTACATGTGTCCTGCTATAACGGCCACACTGATGTTGTCAGGTTACTAGTTAATCATCCTCTAATTAGGATCAATCAGCAG GCATTAGATACGCAGTCCACAGCTCTTCATATTGCAGCCAGTGAGAACTTCCTAGAAGTGACAGAACTTTTGTTACAG TTCAAAGCTGATCCCAACATACAAAATGCTGATGGAGAGAGGCCATATGACTGTACACGGATAGATGCTATTAGAAG CCAATTGGCAACTGGTGTTAATCAGTTACTATGGAATGCTGCTATTGGTGACACACAAACTGTTTGTAAACTAATTACTAATCAGAACATTACTGTTGATGCTGAGAGTCTCCATGGTAACACAGCTTTACACGAAGCCAGTAGGTTTGGCAATTTGGGCGTGGTCCAACAATTACTCAAGCATGGAGCCAACATCAACAAGAGAAGTGGCAAATCAGGATACACGGCACTTCACTTTGCTAGTGCAGCTAATAAGATACCCATAGTTGAACTATTGTTAGCAGAAGGAGCTAAACGTGATGTTAAGGACATGGAAGGGAAGGTCCCATTTGAAGTGGCATCATCCCATAATATGCGTAAAGTACTAATGAAGGGAACAATGATTTATTTACCACAACCACGAGAACCTAACCTTAACCT AGCTTGTGTAATACATGTGTGGAAAAGATTCGTCACCAAGGTAACAGCAAGTGCCCATTAG